ATAACTCCCAGGCCGAGAAGCCTGGGAGTTATAAAATATTTTCTTTAATACTGTTTAGAATTATTCCAAATAAATAAATGTCTTCTATATTTGCATAATTATTTAGACAAATTCTAAACACTGCAGATTACCGTATCCATAGCGCTTAATGATATTCCCTATCTGGGTAAGGCAGGATTGGTTTCTCTCATTGAGGAGCACCCGGAATTTTCCCTTTTCAACCAGGAAGTGAGCGCCACACCCAAAATTACAATAGTAGACCTTACCACTTACCTCAACAAACCAGATAAGCCAACCGGAAAGAGTGTACCTAAAGAATCTATTCTGATCCTCGCCAGAGAATACACCAAGCAGGATATTGATCTCATTATAAAGTTGGGTATAAAAGGTTGTATATCTTATGAGTGCGAGCGTGACGAAGTTGTCAACGCCATACAAAGCCTGGCGCGCGGACAACGCTTTTTTTGTTCTTCTATTCTTAACGTTATTCTTGAGCAGCCCTCCCCTGCCCTCGAGCCTTTGAGCCCTCGTGAAATTGAGATCATGCACCTCATTATTGACGGCAATAGCAGCAATCGAATTGCAGAAAAGCTTAACCTAAGCATTCATACTATTAATTCTCATCGCAAGAATATCCTTCAGAAGCTAAACCTGAAATCACCAACACAGTTGATCATATACGCCATAGAAAACGGCATCATAGCAGGCAAATAATAGCTACTACTAGTGATTGCACTCGCTAGCAGGGTGGTGAGCATTTTCACTAGCATTAGGTATTGTGCTTATAGCTTGTCATACTCTATCTTTGCATTATTTAGAATTAATCTAAATAAAATAAATGCGCATAACTTTAATCACATTTCTGACAATCAACTGCTTAAACATTTCTTCAGTTTTTGCACAACAAAAACTGAAAGTCCTGGACAGTGAGTCATCAATGCCTGTTGAAGGCGCTACCATTGTGGTTTCCACGACTTCCGCCCCCGCCAGATCATCCATGCTTATTAGCGATAGCAAAGGGGTAGTTTCAATCAGTGAAACAACAAAATCCTCCTACATTATCAGCATCAATCACATTAATTATAAGCCCTTTGCTGATACCCTCCAGCTTGAAAGTAACCAGACCATAACCCTGCAGCCAACGGTAGTCCAGCTTAACGAATTGGTAGTAACGGGGCAATACGAGCCCCAAAGCGTCAGAAATACGGTATACAAAGTAAGAACCATCAATAAAGGCCGGATAGAAAAGCAGGGCGCTACTAACTTACAACATGTGCTTAATAACGAATTGAATATCAGGTTCAGTCGTGATAATGCCACCGGCACCTCCGGTATGTCTCTGCAGGGTATATCAGGACAGAATGTAAAAGTACTTCTCGATGGCATCCCGCTTACAGGCCGATCGGGTACAGCCAATGAGATCGACATAAACCAGATCAACGTCAGCACCATTGAAAAAATTGAAATTGTAGAAGGCCCTATGTCTGTTAACTATGGAGCCGATGCGCTGGCCGGAGTTATCAATATTATAACAAAAAAGCATGCTCCACATAAGTTAACAGCAAACCTGCAACTGCATGAAGAAACCGTAGGCAGCGAATATTCATTATTTTCCGAGGGAATCCATACCCCCGCCATTGATCTGGGCTATAATATAAATTCTTCATGGTATACACAGCTTTATGCCCGCATTAACAAGTTTGGCGGGTGGACAGGTGATGGTACTGAAAGAGATAAGAGTTGGTACCCCAAGAACCAGTACTTTACCGGTGCACTGGCCCGTTTCTCCAATGATGATCTTGATATTTTTTATAAAGTCGATTATTTAAATGAATTGCTTGAAAATCTAGGGCCTGTCAACGACAATAATCCTCTAAAAGACGCTTTTGCCTTAGATGAGGAGTACGAAGCCAATCGCTGGATACATCAGCTACAGGCCGAGTTTGCAGTGGGCAAGGGCCTTTTCAATAGTGCGGTCTCATATTCCGATTATAAACGTAGTACATATCAATTCATAAAAAACCTGGTCACTGACGATGAGGACATGACATCGGCGGATGAACAGGATGAGATTTACTATAAGACATTTTTTACAAGAAATACCTGGAACAACGGATTGAAATGGCAATGGGGAACCTCTCAACTGGGTATGGACATGAACTACGAATTTGCCGGAGGCACCACACTTAACGAGGGAGAGAAATCACTAAAAGATATTGGTTTGTTTGCTTCCGCGGAACTGGTAGTGGGTAAATCCCTAAAAATCAGACCAGGTATAAGGTATGCCTA
This region of Fulvivirga ulvae genomic DNA includes:
- a CDS encoding response regulator transcription factor, whose amino-acid sequence is MVSLIEEHPEFSLFNQEVSATPKITIVDLTTYLNKPDKPTGKSVPKESILILAREYTKQDIDLIIKLGIKGCISYECERDEVVNAIQSLARGQRFFCSSILNVILEQPSPALEPLSPREIEIMHLIIDGNSSNRIAEKLNLSIHTINSHRKNILQKLNLKSPTQLIIYAIENGIIAGK
- a CDS encoding TonB-dependent receptor, coding for MRITLITFLTINCLNISSVFAQQKLKVLDSESSMPVEGATIVVSTTSAPARSSMLISDSKGVVSISETTKSSYIISINHINYKPFADTLQLESNQTITLQPTVVQLNELVVTGQYEPQSVRNTVYKVRTINKGRIEKQGATNLQHVLNNELNIRFSRDNATGTSGMSLQGISGQNVKVLLDGIPLTGRSGTANEIDINQINVSTIEKIEIVEGPMSVNYGADALAGVINIITKKHAPHKLTANLQLHEETVGSEYSLFSEGIHTPAIDLGYNINSSWYTQLYARINKFGGWTGDGTERDKSWYPKNQYFTGALARFSNDDLDIFYKVDYLNELLENLGPVNDNNPLKDAFALDEEYEANRWIHQLQAEFAVGKGLFNSAVSYSDYKRSTYQFIKNLVTDDEDMTSADEQDEIYYKTFFTRNTWNNGLKWQWGTSQLGMDMNYEFAGGTTLNEGEKSLKDIGLFASAELVVGKSLKIRPGIRYAYNSVYEAPVTPSLNLRYGISSNTTLRLGYGRGFRAPSLRELYHEFIDANHNILGNEDLEAEHSNNLNMDINHILTSGKNFFNLSLSAFFNDIDNRITYFTPSGINQPTTYTNISRYKTLGLQWQGQWKTKSLLVNLGYNHTGRYQSLNELSDTDVPQFLYSPELNANVSYSFEKPGITLACFYKYTGKRENYTLTTQDDGTTKPELLKMDGFQWLDFTVNKDFGKGLTATTGVRNALDITSVNNNYPTDAHNSSANGQSPVSYGRSYFLQLNYTIKTNDK